The following coding sequences lie in one Spartobacteria bacterium genomic window:
- a CDS encoding NAD-dependent epimerase/dehydratase family protein, with translation MNGHHQRKKNNAMRNKPSSLAFSHPKTLRALITGANGFVAQHTIHEFINHGYDVHGLDHTEDMFHHGTFHQVDLCDAKAVRSLIENIKPDVCIHLGGIAFVPMGWKDPRLVYDVNLLGTVNLLEGFRHHHPDARVVVVTSGEIYGRKSEKHPLKENAPMFPANPYAISKMAADQHALLYAEHFNMNIMTARPDNHTGPGQSDLFVTAAFARQLAEIADHKVDPVMAVGNLDNMRNFTDVRDVATAYRLLVETGYAGQAYNIASGEVVRIRSVLDMLCDIAGVRPEINIDPARFRPTDYLPVLDTQHLRDDTGWTPKIPLSQTLQDIYDYFRQQNH, from the coding sequence ATGAATGGGCATCACCAAAGAAAGAAGAACAATGCCATGAGAAATAAACCGTCTTCCCTCGCATTCAGCCATCCGAAAACGTTACGGGCACTCATTACCGGAGCCAACGGGTTTGTGGCGCAGCATACGATTCATGAATTCATTAATCATGGATATGATGTACACGGACTAGACCACACGGAAGATATGTTTCACCATGGAACCTTTCATCAAGTCGATTTGTGTGACGCCAAGGCTGTGAGGTCATTAATTGAAAACATCAAGCCCGATGTATGCATTCACCTGGGCGGCATTGCGTTTGTACCCATGGGATGGAAAGATCCGCGCCTTGTTTACGATGTAAATTTACTAGGCACAGTGAATCTACTGGAAGGCTTTCGCCATCATCATCCCGATGCCCGCGTTGTCGTTGTCACCAGCGGCGAGATCTATGGACGAAAATCGGAGAAACACCCGCTCAAAGAAAATGCACCCATGTTTCCAGCCAATCCCTATGCCATATCCAAGATGGCGGCCGACCAGCATGCACTGCTCTATGCAGAACACTTCAACATGAACATTATGACCGCGCGACCGGACAACCATACCGGTCCGGGACAGTCAGATCTCTTTGTCACAGCGGCCTTTGCCCGGCAACTGGCAGAGATTGCAGACCATAAAGTGGATCCGGTAATGGCGGTGGGTAATCTGGATAATATGCGAAATTTCACCGATGTACGTGATGTGGCCACAGCCTATCGTCTGCTTGTCGAAACAGGTTATGCGGGACAGGCCTACAATATTGCTTCCGGAGAAGTGGTTCGTATTCGTTCAGTACTGGATATGCTGTGCGACATCGCCGGCGTACGACCAGAAATCAACATCGATCCTGCCCGTTTTCGCCCGACGGATTACCTCCCCGTGCTTGATACACAGCACCTGCGGGATGATACAGGCTGGACTCCCAAAATACCGTTATCGCAGACGCTACAGGACATCTATGACTATTTCCGCCAGCAGAACCACTAA
- a CDS encoding flippase-like domain-containing protein, which produces MIQAGLPKYRYRRRYRTSMTISASRTTKPSSRIRVLALFLLRALIGGGALWWLMTKVDFDELRTVAVYAWTHPGYWVGALLVAFCGLCCGCVRWFVILQRLRFSISFGVVFRTFFIGLFFNAFMPGGCGGDFVRAYYIAGRCEKRRTTAVASVFLDRAIGLAVTLLVALGMTLLYTSFLWNSGRGGHLILYTITGLAGAGIASFIVLCFIPGFFLRWTPFNHGLYQMVLQICDTLNSIRNDPRGIALYVFLSLANLLFLTGSCYLFGISLRMDATFIAYLRFFPVITVLTAIPITPGGIGIREALFANLFRRVGISIATATTLSLFVYVGGLLLSLLGGLLYLFKPFDRRTPFDTSLEQR; this is translated from the coding sequence ATGATACAGGCTGGACTCCCAAAATACCGTTATCGCAGACGCTACAGGACATCTATGACTATTTCCGCCAGCAGAACCACTAAGCCCTCCTCCCGCATACGCGTTCTTGCTTTATTTCTGCTGCGGGCACTGATTGGCGGCGGAGCCCTGTGGTGGCTCATGACCAAAGTGGATTTCGACGAACTGCGAACGGTCGCGGTCTACGCCTGGACGCATCCGGGATACTGGGTGGGAGCACTGCTGGTTGCCTTTTGCGGACTATGCTGCGGTTGTGTGCGCTGGTTTGTTATTTTGCAGCGACTCCGCTTTTCTATTTCCTTCGGTGTGGTATTCCGCACCTTTTTTATCGGCCTGTTTTTTAACGCATTTATGCCCGGAGGGTGCGGCGGCGACTTCGTGAGAGCCTATTATATTGCTGGGCGTTGCGAAAAACGCCGGACAACGGCGGTCGCCTCCGTCTTTCTTGATCGGGCCATCGGCTTAGCAGTGACCCTGCTGGTGGCACTGGGCATGACCCTGCTTTATACATCCTTTCTGTGGAACAGCGGAAGAGGCGGACATCTCATTTTATATACCATCACAGGCTTAGCCGGAGCAGGAATAGCCAGCTTCATTGTGCTTTGCTTTATTCCCGGCTTTTTTTTGAGGTGGACACCATTTAATCACGGGCTTTACCAAATGGTGCTGCAGATTTGCGACACACTGAACAGCATCCGCAACGACCCTCGCGGTATTGCATTATACGTATTTTTGTCGCTGGCCAATCTGCTATTTTTGACAGGATCCTGTTATCTGTTTGGAATCAGTTTACGTATGGACGCTACGTTTATAGCCTATTTACGTTTTTTCCCCGTCATCACCGTACTAACAGCGATCCCTATCACGCCGGGGGGAATAGGGATCCGTGAAGCCTTGTTTGCAAACCTCTTTCGCCGGGTAGGCATATCGATAGCGACTGCAACCACCCTGTCATTATTTGTCTATGTGGGCGGATTGCTCCTCAGTCTTTTGGGCGGACTGCTCTATCTTTTCAAACCATTCGACCGGCGCACACCATTTGACACATCTCTCGAACAGCGATGA
- a CDS encoding RNA-binding protein, producing the protein MDIYVGNLPYQADDQKLQELFEQHGSVTSARVIVDKFTGDSKGFGFVEMPDRSEAMAAISATNEQDFMGRSLRVNESQPKPRTGGGGRDGGNRGGGRDSGGGRDRRW; encoded by the coding sequence ATGGATATTTACGTAGGCAACCTGCCTTACCAGGCAGACGATCAGAAATTGCAGGAATTATTTGAACAGCATGGCTCTGTTACTTCTGCTCGCGTTATTGTAGACAAATTTACAGGCGACTCCAAAGGTTTTGGCTTTGTAGAAATGCCTGACAGATCAGAAGCTATGGCCGCTATCAGTGCCACAAACGAACAGGATTTCATGGGACGCAGCCTGCGCGTGAATGAATCTCAGCCGAAACCGAGAACCGGTGGTGGCGGACGTGACGGTGGTAACCGTGGCGGTGGCCGTGACAGCGGTGGCGGACGTGATCGTCGCTGGTAG
- the rpsU gene encoding 30S ribosomal protein S21, with protein MTEVKIRKGEPLEKALRRLKKKLDKEGVMREIRSHRHFEKPSEKLRRKQARARTRR; from the coding sequence ATGACAGAAGTAAAAATTCGCAAAGGCGAACCACTGGAAAAGGCTCTTCGGAGACTTAAAAAGAAACTGGATAAAGAAGGCGTGATGCGTGAAATCCGTTCTCATCGTCACTTCGAGAAACCCAGCGAAAAATTGCGTCGCAAACAGGCTCGTGCACGTACGCGCAGATAA
- a CDS encoding sugar phosphate isomerase/epimerase, which yields MKLSISTHWNASRHTTGEAMIEEILELGLDRVELGYDLRIDLVAGVKRMVDSGSVCVGSVHNFCPVPMSVPRGHPEIWTFADPSRRIRNLAYQNTLRTIEFAAEMGAGVVVLHAGNVKMTRYSNTLLQMIEDGQDLTTRFEKLKMKMLTQRERKSQKHLQYIYEGLQKLSPALHSYGVKLGIENLPTWEAVPTESELEKMLQQMNDSHIGYWHDIGHGHIRQNMGLISVERWLQRLEPWLLGMHIHDVAFPGYDHLAPGKGRVNYDIFTPFITGAIERVLEPSSREAPQDIAAAIDLLKHEWASPKKEEQCHEK from the coding sequence ATGAAACTATCGATATCAACACATTGGAATGCCAGCCGGCATACAACCGGCGAAGCAATGATCGAAGAAATTCTTGAATTGGGACTGGACCGCGTTGAACTGGGGTATGATTTACGGATCGATTTAGTGGCCGGCGTCAAACGAATGGTGGATTCGGGGTCGGTTTGCGTAGGGTCGGTTCACAATTTTTGTCCGGTTCCCATGTCTGTTCCGCGTGGTCATCCAGAAATATGGACCTTTGCCGATCCATCGCGGCGCATACGGAATCTAGCCTATCAAAACACCCTGCGCACCATAGAATTTGCAGCAGAAATGGGTGCGGGAGTGGTCGTACTGCATGCAGGAAATGTAAAAATGACCCGTTATTCCAATACGCTGCTGCAGATGATTGAAGACGGACAGGATCTGACGACCCGATTTGAAAAACTAAAGATGAAAATGCTCACACAGCGCGAGCGCAAATCACAAAAGCATCTGCAATATATTTACGAAGGACTGCAAAAGCTTTCTCCTGCCCTGCACAGCTATGGGGTAAAACTGGGAATCGAAAATCTTCCTACCTGGGAAGCCGTTCCCACTGAATCAGAGCTGGAAAAAATGCTTCAGCAGATGAATGACAGTCACATCGGCTACTGGCATGACATCGGTCATGGCCACATTCGGCAGAATATGGGACTGATCAGCGTGGAACGCTGGCTGCAACGACTGGAACCATGGCTACTGGGCATGCACATACATGACGTCGCCTTCCCGGGATATGACCACCTAGCTCCAGGAAAAGGGCGAGTGAACTACGACATATTTACACCCTTTATAACCGGAGCCATCGAACGTGTTCTCGAACCATCCAGCCGTGAAGCACCACAAGACATAGCTGCGGCCATTGATTTACTAAAACATGAATGGGCATCACCAAAGAAAGAAGAACAATGCCATGAGAAATAA